From a region of the Balaenoptera ricei isolate mBalRic1 chromosome 11, mBalRic1.hap2, whole genome shotgun sequence genome:
- the LOC132374542 gene encoding LOW QUALITY PROTEIN: BOLA class I histocompatibility antigen, alpha chain BL3-7-like (The sequence of the model RefSeq protein was modified relative to this genomic sequence to represent the inferred CDS: deleted 2 bases in 2 codons; substituted 1 base at 1 genomic stop codon), which yields MTRPRFSLPLRVRFLEKPISVPAAPGYKISTDPPDSVSPQTPGMRVMAPRTLLLLLSGALALTETWAGSHSLRYFYTGVSRPGRGEPRFIAVGYVDDTQFVRFDSDAPNPKMEPRAPWMEQEGPEYWEEETRISKDDAQTFRVNLHTALGYYNQSEAGSHTFQWMCGCDVGPDGRLLRGYRQDAYDGADYIALNEDLRSWTAADAAAQLTKRKWEAAGAAEKERNYLEGTCVEGLSRHLETGKDTLQRADSPKTHVTHHPISDHEVTLRCWALDFXPEEISLTWQRDGEDQTQDMELVETRLSGDRTFQKRAALVVPSGEEQRYTCHVQHEGLQEPLTLRWEPPQPTVPCMCLIVGPWLLVLLVVTGAMVSGAVIWRKKQSGEKGRSYAQAASSDSAQGSDVSLRLPKV from the exons ATGACGCGACCCCGGTTCTCACTCCCATTGCGTGTCCGGTTTCTGGAGAAGCCAATCAGCGTCCCCGCGGCTCCCGGTTATAAAATCTCCACCGACCCGCCG GACTCAGTTTCTCCCCAGACCCCGGGGATGCGGGTCATGGCGCCGCGAACCCTCCTCCTGCTGCTCTCGGGCGCCCTGGCCCTGACCGAGACCTGGGCGG gctcCCACTCCCTGAGGTATTTCTACACCGGGGTGTCCCGGCCCGGCCGCGGGGAGCCCCGCTTCATCGCCGTCGGCTACGTGGACGACACGCAGTTCGTGCGGTTCGACAGCGACGCCCCGAATCCGAAGATGGAGCCGCGGGCGCCGTGGATGGAGCAGGAGGGGCCGGAGTATTGGGAGGAGGAGACGCGGATCTCCAAGGACGACGCACAGACTTTCCGAGTGAACCTGCACACCGCGCTCGGCTACTACAACCAGAGCGAGGCCG GGTCTCACACCTTCCAGTGGATGTGCGGCTGCGACGTGGGGCCGGACGGTCGCCTCCTCCGCGGGTACAGGCAGGACGCCTACGACGGCGCCGATTACATCGCCCTGAACGAGGACCTGCGCTCCTGGACCGCGGCCGACGCGGCGGCTCAGCTCACCAAGCGCAAGTGGGAGGCGGCCGGTGCTGCGGAGAAAGAAAGGAACTACCTGGAGGGCACCTGCGTGGAGGGGCTCAGCAGACACCTGGAGACCGGGAAGGACACGCTGCAGCGCGCAG ACTCTCCAAAGACACACGTGACCCATCACCCCATCTCTGACCATGAGGTCACCCTTAGGTGCTGGGCACTGGACTTCTAGCCTGAGGAGATCTCACTGACCTGGCAGCGTGATGGGGAGGATCAGACCCAGGACATGGAGCTTGTGGAGACCAGGCTCTCAGGGGACAGGACCTTCCAGAAGCGGGCAGCCCTGGTGGTGCCTTCTGGAGAGGAGCAGAGATACACGTGCCATGTGCAGCACGAGGGGCTTCAGGAGCCCCTCACCCTGAGATGGG aaCCTCCTCAGCCCACCGTCCCCTGCATGTGCCTCATTGTTGGCCCATGGCTC TTGGTTCTCTTGGTGGTCACTGGAGCTATGGTGTCTGGAGCTGTGATctggaggaagaagcagtcag GTGAAAAAGGAAGGAGCTACGCTCAGGCTGCAA gcagtgacagtgcccagggcTCTGATGTGTCTCTCAGGCTTCCTAAGG tttga